Sequence from the Candidatus Syntrophosphaera sp. genome:
AACATAAGGAGAAACACCCATGAGCATGTTCTGTTACCAATGTCAGGAAACATCCCGCAACCTCGGCTGCACGATGCGCGGAGTCTGCGGAAAATCCCCCGAGCTTTGCCACCTGCTGGACCTGGCCATCCACGCGATGAAAGGCCTGGCCCATGTTGACGCCCGGCTTCTCAAGCACGGCGTCTATTATCCGGAAGACGCGCTGCTGGTGATGGGCGGCCTGTTCCGCACGATCACCAACGCCAACTGGGATGAGCAGCAGATCCGGGACACGATCGCGAACGTCATGGCCATCCGCGACAAGCGCAAAGAAGAGCTCTGCGCCGTTCTGGACGGCGAATGCACGACCTGCCCGGATGCCGCCACCTTCCAGGTCAAACCTGAAGACTATGACAGCTATGGCCAGCAGGTCGGCGTTCTGGCCACCGGGAATGAGGACATCCGCTCCCTGCGCGAGACCGTCATCTATGGCCTGAAAGGGATCAGCGCCTATGGAGAGCACGCCTGGATGCTGGGCTACACCAGCGACGAGATCAACAAGTTCCTCATGGAGGCCCTCGCCGCCACCATCGACGACTCCCTTTCCGCCGCAGAGCTCACCGCACTGGTGGTCAAAACGGGAGAACACGCGGTGAAGGTCATAGAGCTTCTGGACCGCGCCAACACGGAAACCTACGGCGTTCCGGAGCCCACGGTCGTCCAGCTGGGAGTGGGAACCAACCCCGGCATCCTGGTCAGCGGCCACGACCTCAAGGACTTTGAGGAACTGCTCCAACAGACCGAGGGGAGCGGGATCGACATCTACACCCACAGCGAGATGCTGCCTGCCAACTATTATCCCGCCTTCAAGAAGTACCCACACTTCCACGGCAACTACGGCTCCTCCTGGTGGCACCAGCTCGAGGATTTCGAAAACTTCAACGGCCCCATCCTCATGACCACCAACTGCATCGTGCCCCTGCGCAAGGAGCAGACCTATCTGGACCGCTTCTTCACCACCGGCATGACCGGCTATCCCGGCGCCACCCACATTCCGGACCGCGAACCCGGCAAGCAGAAGGACTTCTCCGCCCTCATCGCCAAAGCCAAGGCCTGCCAGCCGCCCAAGGAACTGGAAACCGGCACCATCACCGGCGGATTCAATTACAGAACCGTTCTGGGCCTGGCCGACAAGATCGTAGAAGCGGTAAAATCCGGAGCGATCAAGAAGTTCGTGGTGATGGCCGGCTGCGATGGACGCATGCCCAGCCGCAAATACTTCACCGAAGTGGCTGAAAAGCTGCCTTCTGACGCAGTCATCCTCACCGCCGGCTGCGCCAAATACCGCTACATCAAGCTGCCCCTGGGCGACATCGGCGGGATTCCGCGGGTCCTCGATGCAGGCCAGTGCAACGATTCCTATTCCCTGGCCGTGATCGCGCTCAAGCTCAAGGAAGCCTTCGGCCTGGACGACGTGAACAAGCTTCCGCTCGACTTCGCAATCGCCTGGTATGAGCAGAAGGCCGTCGCCGTATTGCTGGCCCTGCTTTCCCTCGGCTTCAAGAACGTGCGCATCGGGCCGACCCTGCCGGGATTCCTCTCGCCCAACGTGGCCAAGGTCATCATCGACACCTTCGGCCTTAAACAGACCACCGATTCCGACGCCGACGTGGCCGCCATCATGGCCTGAGCCAGACAATCTCCCAAACCCATCTAAACCAAGCGGGATCCAGACCGGGTCCCGCTTTTTTTCATTGGCATGGGTGCCCAGATGGAGAAGCAGAGAGGCTGAATCGTAATCGATCACGAAGCAAGTCCGGAGGACGACAGTGCATCAGCACGGTATGAAGTGACGAGGCGCGCATAGGAGCGGAGCGAGTTTGCGGGACAAGGAACGGAATGCCGTGACCTGGCGTGATGGGCAGATAATCGATCACGGAACAAGCCCGGAGTACGTAAAGGGAGATGGTTAGGTAATCGATCACGGAGCCAGTCCGGAGGACGAAAGTGCATTAACACGGTATGAAGCGACGCGGGCCGGCAAAGGAGCGGAGCGAGTTTGCGGGGCAAGGAGCGGAATGCCGTGACCAGTCGTGATGAGTACAACACAAAATATCCCCACCCCCACCCCCATAGGCGGGACGGCGTCCCGTCAATGGGGGTGGGGGTGGGGTAAAAAACAAAATCATTGTAATCCGCACCCATCACGGCATTCCGCTGCGCTCCATACCGTGTTAATACACAGCCGTCCTCCGGACTAGCAAAAAGCGACACAACGCCAAAACGCCAAAGCGCCACCCCGCAAGATGTAGCCGGAGGACTCCGATCCTCTGCATCCAGGGCAACAGGGGAGGAAGCGGAAGCCCCGCAAGCGGGGACCCCTGCTTTGGAAAGCTCCGGCTACATTCACCCCGCCATCACGGCTTTCCGTTTCTCTCCATTATGTGTTATTGCAAGACGGTCCTCCGGACTTCATTATGATCAATGGTTACCGAGATCTAATATGAAGAAAAATAGCTGATCACAATCCTCATAATACCACATCCTTCCTTTCCCTGTTCCTCACGCCAGTCCTACACTCGCCGAACACATCCCGAACAAGATTGGGAATGTGTAGGGTGAGCGTGAAAGGGGGGTGGCTTCCCGGAAAAGGGGTTCAGAGAAGGGGAATAATCAGGGAAGGAAGAGGATGAGGTAGAGCCAGTTGAGGAGGAAAAGGGCGAGGAAGAGGATGAGGAGCAGGCGGCGCTGGCGGGGCGTGGCGTCCAGGGCGAGGCGGCGCTTGAAGGCGAGGGTTGCGCTTTGCTGGAAGAAGACGAAGAGGGTGAAGATGAGCATGAGGGGGTTGGAGAGCAAGGCCCGCAGCGGATGCCCCCCCAAGAGCGAAATGAAGCCGCGGAAGAGCCCGCAGGTCGGGCAGTTGATCCCGGTGAGAGCCCGGAACCAGCAGAGCCGGAGCCAGGCTTCGAGCCCGAAATGAATGCCCAGATAGGCCAGGAAGAAGGCGTAGAAAACAAAAACCGGCAGTTTTCCTGCCGGATAGCGGTCAGACAGCTTTTCTACGCGGAGGCGCATTGAGACCGGGGACGGGGCGGCTAACAGCTCAATTGAAGAATTTTAATCCGTCGGAAGCCGCGGCGCCCATCACTCCCATGAAAAAGAAGAAGTAGACCAGTCCGAAGACGATCCCCAAAATGATCAGGCCCACGGAGATGATCCCCAGGATGCGGCCTATGTTGGTCAGGTCGCGGCCGCTGGGGTCCATCTGGCCGTATTCCATCTTTTTGAGGTCCTCGTTGCCGAAGATCCAGGCCAGAATGCCGAAGATCTGGCAGGCGACCAGGCCCACGATGCCAAAGACGAGGATCATGGTCCCCCGGTGCGGCTGAAGCTGCATTGGCGGGGGTGGCGGGGTCTGATACTGCTGAAACTGCTCGTAAGGGGGTGTTTCTTTGTTCTCGTTGTTTCCGTTGTTTTCGTTGTTGTCCATCTTTGCTCCTTGTCTGAAAGAAGGGGACAGGGGAAGCGCGCCCCCTGTCCGGTTTTAGCTCGAAAAGGCCTCTCTTTACAGGGCGCCGCTGATCAGGAAGCAGGCGGCAAAGGCGATGATGGCGTAAAGTTCGGGATAGACGGCGAGGATCAGGGTGTTCGAAAACACGTTGTTGCCGTTGCCGATGCTTTCGATGCCGTTGGCCACCACGCGGCTCTGGAAATAGGCGGAGAGCAGGTTCGTGATCCCGGAGATGAGCCCGGCGCCAAAGAGGGCGGCGGCTGTGAGCATGGTGATCTCGGGGGTGATGTGCTCTTTGAGGATGAAGAAGGCGCCGAATCCGTAGAGCCCCTGCGTGCCGGGCAGAGCGGAAAGGATCATGCAGTTGGCGAAGATGTCGTCACGTTTTTTCATGGCGGCGATCGTGGCGCTGCCTGCGTTTCCCGTTCCGAGGGCGGAACCGATCCCGGACAGGGAGACCATCAGGAAGATCCCGATCCAGGCCAGGATATAGGCCGGGTTTCCCCCGCCGATCGCGGCCAGTGCGTCGTTTCCTGCTTGTAAGAGAATGTAAGGCATGTAACCTCCAGGTTTATGATTTTATTTTCTTTGAGTTGCCAAAGGGATGGTATTCAAGGCCAGGCCCGTTGAACCCGGCATTCTTGTAAAACTCGACAAAAGTGAGGCGCAAGGGGTGCACAAAGCCGCTGAGGGCGCCGAGGGCGATGTTTAGGGCGTGGCCTGCGACCATGAAGAGGAAAAAGATGACGGGGCCGGCGATCTTGATGCCCAGGAACTGCTGGCCGATGGAGTTGATCACGAAGCCGAGGATGGCGCTGGAGACCCCCAAGGCGAAGAGCCTGATGTAGGAAAGGATGTCGCCAAAGAAGCCGGTGACCACGTTGTAGAGCAGCCAAAGGCCGCCGAGGACGTTCTTCACGATGCTCTTGCCGGGGGCGTTGAAGAGCAGGAGCAGGGCCAATCCGGGCCAGATCAGCCAACTGGTGTAGGGCTGGATCTGGGAGGTGTCCACCTTGAGCATCCCGGCGCCCATGACGGTGAGGCTGAGCAGGAAGAGGAAGGTGCCGAAGGGGGCCAGGAAATGGGTGAATCCGCCCTGGCGGGCCTGCTTGATGCCCTTGACGACAGTTCCGAAGAGGATCTGGATGGCACCCAAAAGCAGGGCGAAATTGAAGATCTGGTCATTGTTGCGGATGATGACCAGGTTGTCCAGCGAGGTCTGCTTGAGGTCGAAGCCGAGGATGGTGCCGACGACGAAGCCCATGATCACGGAGGCGACCCCAAACACCCCCACCAGGGTGAATATGCCCTTCATGGCGGGGGTTTTCGCCTTTCTGCCGAGGAAGAAGGCCAGGAGGATGAAGATGATGCCATAGGCGATGTCTGCGTTGCAAAAGCCGAAAAAGAGCATGAAGAAGGGGGCGAAGAAGGGGGTGAGGTCAAACTCGTTGTAGTAGGGCAGCATGTACATCTTGGAAATCGGCTCGAAGAGGCGGGAAAACCAGTTGTTGACCAGGCTCACGGGGGGATTGTCCTCCACCGTGGCCGGGGCGGCGAAACTGATCACGCCTTCGGTTTCCAGCCACTCGTTCAGACCGGGCTCCAAACGCTCGGGAACGAAGCCACCGAGGACGACGACGTGGTCCTCCGCCTCGCTTACGCCTTGCAGGGTGGCGTCCTCGAACTCGCAGGCCTGGCTGAGCCGGCCGATCTCCTCTTCAAAGAGCTCGATGGCCGCCGGGGCAGTGGTGGCCAGGTATGCGTCGATGTCCTTGATCTGGGCTTCGTTTTCCGCCAACTG
This genomic interval carries:
- the hcp gene encoding hydroxylamine reductase, with translation MFCYQCQETSRNLGCTMRGVCGKSPELCHLLDLAIHAMKGLAHVDARLLKHGVYYPEDALLVMGGLFRTITNANWDEQQIRDTIANVMAIRDKRKEELCAVLDGECTTCPDAATFQVKPEDYDSYGQQVGVLATGNEDIRSLRETVIYGLKGISAYGEHAWMLGYTSDEINKFLMEALAATIDDSLSAAELTALVVKTGEHAVKVIELLDRANTETYGVPEPTVVQLGVGTNPGILVSGHDLKDFEELLQQTEGSGIDIYTHSEMLPANYYPAFKKYPHFHGNYGSSWWHQLEDFENFNGPILMTTNCIVPLRKEQTYLDRFFTTGMTGYPGATHIPDREPGKQKDFSALIAKAKACQPPKELETGTITGGFNYRTVLGLADKIVEAVKSGAIKKFVVMAGCDGRMPSRKYFTEVAEKLPSDAVILTAGCAKYRYIKLPLGDIGGIPRVLDAGQCNDSYSLAVIALKLKEAFGLDDVNKLPLDFAIAWYEQKAVAVLLALLSLGFKNVRIGPTLPGFLSPNVAKVIIDTFGLKQTTDSDADVAAIMA
- a CDS encoding V-type ATP synthase subunit K, with translation MPYILLQAGNDALAAIGGGNPAYILAWIGIFLMVSLSGIGSALGTGNAGSATIAAMKKRDDIFANCMILSALPGTQGLYGFGAFFILKEHITPEITMLTAAALFGAGLISGITNLLSAYFQSRVVANGIESIGNGNNVFSNTLILAVYPELYAIIAFAACFLISGAL
- a CDS encoding DUF2752 domain-containing protein, which gives rise to MRLRVEKLSDRYPAGKLPVFVFYAFFLAYLGIHFGLEAWLRLCWFRALTGINCPTCGLFRGFISLLGGHPLRALLSNPLMLIFTLFVFFQQSATLAFKRRLALDATPRQRRLLLILFLALFLLNWLYLILFLP